One window of Vibrio atlanticus genomic DNA carries:
- the phrB gene encoding deoxyribodipyrimidine photo-lyase, translating to MSDILWIRRDLRIHDNPALVAAVENGVTTAVFISTPQQWQQHHLAPIKADLIYRHLQQLESQLAEFGIDLLHLKATDFNDQATQLINLCKQVDATCVYANSEPEVDEQLRDKRLIATGIKLKITDCDTILPLGSVLNKQGEMFKVFTPFKNAWLKEVQAKGIICSHAPVHSKGSAQAGSAQADSSETDSLQNLSQLKQSLSGFSGEYDFDFPRTDSERWPLSQDVLESVIPNFLANKVNDYSRLRDIPSVKGTSGLSPYLAIGAVSPRWLAIQLIQQQPDLLFDTQLPAFSWLNELIWRDFYKHLMFHHPILVKGANFQQKYNGLDWYHDNPSFKAWCEGKTGYPLVDAAMRQLVETGWMHNRLRMVVASFLTKHLLIDWRWGERFFMSHLIDGDFSANNGGWQWASSTGCDAQPYFRIFNPITQSEKFDPKGIFIRKYIPELQNIPDKHVHFPHDFIAKNGIDSEYWQPIVEHKEARLRALAFFK from the coding sequence TTGAGCGACATTCTATGGATAAGACGAGACCTGCGGATTCACGATAACCCTGCGCTCGTCGCGGCAGTTGAAAACGGTGTGACGACCGCCGTTTTCATTTCAACGCCACAGCAATGGCAGCAACACCACCTTGCGCCAATCAAAGCCGATTTAATCTATCGTCACCTGCAGCAACTTGAATCCCAACTCGCTGAATTTGGGATCGATCTTTTGCACCTCAAAGCCACAGACTTTAACGATCAAGCCACTCAACTCATCAACTTGTGCAAACAGGTCGATGCGACATGTGTGTATGCCAATTCAGAGCCGGAAGTGGATGAGCAGCTAAGAGATAAACGCTTAATCGCTACTGGTATAAAGCTAAAAATAACCGACTGCGATACGATTCTGCCATTAGGTAGCGTGCTGAATAAACAAGGCGAGATGTTCAAGGTTTTCACACCGTTCAAAAACGCATGGTTAAAAGAAGTGCAAGCGAAAGGCATCATTTGTAGCCACGCTCCAGTGCATTCAAAAGGATCGGCACAAGCAGGATCAGCGCAAGCAGATTCATCTGAAACGGATTCGCTTCAAAATCTATCACAACTGAAACAGTCGTTAAGTGGTTTTTCTGGCGAGTACGATTTCGACTTTCCGCGTACCGATTCAGAGCGTTGGCCACTAAGCCAAGACGTCCTTGAGAGCGTGATCCCCAATTTCTTAGCCAATAAAGTTAATGACTATTCTCGCCTTAGGGATATTCCATCAGTAAAGGGGACATCAGGCCTATCTCCTTACCTAGCTATTGGTGCAGTCAGCCCTCGTTGGTTAGCGATTCAATTGATTCAACAACAGCCTGACTTGTTATTTGATACTCAGTTGCCAGCCTTTTCTTGGCTTAATGAATTGATTTGGCGAGATTTTTATAAGCATTTGATGTTCCATCATCCTATACTGGTTAAAGGTGCGAACTTTCAGCAGAAATACAACGGCTTAGATTGGTATCACGACAACCCTAGCTTCAAGGCGTGGTGCGAAGGAAAAACCGGATATCCATTGGTTGATGCAGCAATGCGTCAATTAGTTGAGACAGGCTGGATGCACAACAGGCTAAGAATGGTGGTGGCAAGCTTCCTAACCAAGCACCTTCTGATCGATTGGCGTTGGGGCGAACGTTTCTTTATGTCGCACCTTATCGATGGTGATTTCAGCGCGAATAATGGCGGTTGGCAATGGGCTTCAAGTACTGGCTGTGATGCTCAACCTTACTTCCGAATTTTCAATCCAATCACTCAGAGTGAAAAGTTTGATCCAAAAGGAATTTTTATTCGTAAGTACATACCAGAGCTGCAAAATATCCCAGATAAACATGTTCATTTCCCACATGACTTTATCGCTAAAAACGGAATAGACAGCGAATACTGGCAACCCATCGTTGAGCACAAAGAAGCACGATTGAGAGCCTTAGCCTTCTTCAAATAA
- a CDS encoding DUF3833 domain-containing protein, producing MNPKTTIIKFALALFSLTWLTGCGSASLENHADTTPELKLETFFDGELMAYGIVLDRSGNLLRRFDAKLIATWDGDNGEIKEWFSFADGERSTRVWNLIKTGDNTYTGTANDVVGTAYGETQGSALYWKYDLEIEVDGSTYEVVLDDWMFLMDDKRLFNKTEMSKFGFKVGEVILYIEKL from the coding sequence ATGAATCCAAAAACAACAATAATAAAATTTGCTTTGGCACTGTTTTCACTCACTTGGCTAACAGGTTGTGGCTCTGCAAGTTTAGAGAATCACGCAGACACCACGCCAGAGCTCAAGCTGGAAACCTTCTTTGACGGTGAATTGATGGCCTACGGCATCGTGCTTGACCGTTCTGGTAACTTACTGCGCCGCTTTGATGCCAAGCTCATCGCGACTTGGGACGGAGACAACGGAGAAATCAAAGAGTGGTTCTCCTTTGCTGATGGTGAGCGTTCAACTCGAGTTTGGAACCTCATCAAAACCGGTGACAACACCTACACAGGCACTGCCAACGATGTCGTTGGCACGGCATATGGAGAGACACAAGGTTCAGCGCTTTATTGGAAATATGATTTAGAAATCGAAGTAGACGGTAGCACCTATGAAGTAGTGCTTGATGATTGGATGTTCTTGATGGACGACAAACGCCTGTTCAATAAAACCGAGATGTCTAAGTTTGGCTTTAAAGTTGGCGAAGTGATTTTGTATATCGAGAAACTTTAA
- a CDS encoding DUF1365 domain-containing protein, translating into MNSQTLTSEMEIASEKSEELSGIYWGNVRHRRFGDITHEFSYQLYMMGLDLDELPQTTARSALFGTRWFNPIRFVESDYLAEKKENFTTDEPKSLKQRIASKVQQLGGVWSDSNRVTMLAQCRCLGIYFSPINCFFCYDETGDCKYMLAEVSNTPWRERHYYLIDMRQELKVKKEFHVSPFMDLNMTYFWKIKPPAKRTLVHIESRRDDKLFDATLALTKQSVTKANIRRTVFKIPAMTIKVVMGIYYQALKLFLKKVPFVGHPDSTS; encoded by the coding sequence ATGAACAGTCAAACCCTGACATCCGAAATGGAGATCGCATCCGAAAAGAGTGAAGAGCTCAGCGGGATCTATTGGGGCAACGTCAGACACCGCCGCTTTGGCGACATCACCCATGAGTTCAGCTATCAACTGTATATGATGGGGTTAGATCTTGATGAGCTGCCCCAAACCACAGCGCGCAGTGCGCTGTTCGGAACTCGTTGGTTCAACCCGATTCGCTTTGTCGAATCGGATTATCTCGCTGAAAAAAAAGAAAATTTCACCACGGATGAACCAAAATCACTTAAGCAACGTATAGCTTCCAAAGTGCAACAACTTGGTGGGGTTTGGTCTGATTCAAACCGTGTGACGATGCTGGCTCAGTGCCGCTGTTTAGGCATCTACTTCAGCCCAATCAACTGTTTCTTCTGTTACGACGAAACAGGAGATTGTAAGTACATGTTGGCTGAGGTGAGTAACACCCCTTGGCGAGAAAGACACTACTATCTCATCGACATGCGCCAAGAATTGAAGGTAAAAAAAGAGTTTCACGTTTCGCCGTTCATGGATTTGAACATGACTTACTTTTGGAAGATTAAGCCACCAGCGAAACGCACGTTAGTCCACATCGAAAGCCGCCGAGACGACAAGCTTTTCGATGCGACACTAGCCCTGACGAAGCAGTCAGTAACCAAGGCAAACATTAGACGAACGGTATTCAAGATTCCGGCGATGACGATAAAAGTCGTGATGGGCATTTATTATCAGGCTCTCAAATTATTCCTGAAAAAAGTACCGTTTGTGGGGCATCCAGACTCAACATCTTAA
- a CDS encoding chalcone isomerase family protein: MAFPRNPTQALNSKRDNSRVRTQASEQSRNRLFSLVTLTLICAALLFTGSVKASAVDNLSKRGQGEMSYLFWTLYSAEFYATPTNSERALKLEYYRAIDSKDLVDATQDQWSKLGYSNNNIQRWLKPLYEMWPNVEAGSTLTIRVTEDNVSRFYFDEQPIGIIQDKQFGDAFLAIWLSENTSEPGLRKQLLGLNK; encoded by the coding sequence ATGGCTTTTCCACGCAACCCTACGCAAGCGCTCAATTCTAAGAGAGATAATAGTCGCGTTCGCACACAAGCAAGCGAGCAATCAAGAAATCGACTATTTAGCTTAGTCACCTTAACCCTCATTTGCGCGGCACTCCTGTTCACCGGAAGCGTTAAAGCTTCCGCTGTAGACAATCTAAGCAAGCGCGGCCAAGGTGAGATGAGCTATCTGTTTTGGACACTCTACTCCGCTGAATTCTACGCGACCCCAACCAATTCTGAACGCGCTTTAAAGCTTGAATATTACCGCGCGATTGACAGCAAAGACCTCGTTGATGCTACCCAAGATCAATGGAGCAAACTTGGTTACTCCAACAACAATATCCAACGTTGGTTGAAGCCTCTTTACGAGATGTGGCCTAACGTAGAAGCAGGAAGCACACTCACTATCCGCGTAACCGAAGACAACGTGAGTCGTTTTTACTTTGATGAACAGCCTATCGGTATCATCCAAGACAAGCAGTTTGGTGACGCTTTTTTAGCGATTTGGTTATCTGAAAACACTTCTGAGCCCGGTCTACGCAAACAACTATTAGGTTTGAACAAATGA
- a CDS encoding SDR family NAD(P)-dependent oxidoreductase: MILITGSSSGLGAALAKQYANASNSRQRLMITGRSSQRLAELAKNLPADTVSQTCDLCDPNSVSELLDALPETPKLVVHSAGSGYFGKIEQQDPAAISDMLKNNIESSIFLIRELVQRYKEQPVTIAVVMSTAAQGAKAEESTYCAAKWAVKGFIESVRLELKGHPMKIVAVYPGGMATEFWNTSGKDMDTSRFMTAQEAAQMLQQALTSTEHGYVSDITINRG, translated from the coding sequence ATGATTTTAATCACCGGATCAAGCAGCGGTTTAGGCGCAGCTTTAGCTAAGCAATATGCGAACGCATCAAACAGCCGTCAGCGCTTAATGATCACTGGCCGCAGCTCACAACGTTTAGCTGAATTAGCGAAAAACCTGCCAGCAGATACCGTTAGCCAAACCTGTGATCTATGTGACCCGAACTCCGTGAGCGAACTGCTTGATGCATTGCCAGAAACACCAAAACTGGTGGTTCACAGCGCTGGCAGTGGATACTTCGGTAAGATAGAACAGCAAGATCCAGCGGCGATCAGTGACATGCTAAAAAACAATATTGAGTCCTCGATATTTCTGATTCGCGAGCTGGTTCAGCGTTACAAAGAGCAACCCGTCACCATTGCGGTCGTGATGTCGACCGCGGCTCAAGGCGCTAAAGCAGAAGAGTCCACCTACTGCGCAGCAAAATGGGCAGTAAAAGGCTTTATCGAATCGGTAAGGTTAGAGCTCAAAGGTCACCCGATGAAAATCGTGGCGGTTTATCCTGGAGGAATGGCGACCGAGTTTTGGAATACAAGCGGTAAAGACATGGATACCTCACGCTTTATGACCGCGCAAGAAGCCGCTCAGATGCTGCAGCAGGCGTTAACCAGCACCGAGCATGGATATGTGTCAGATATCACGATAAACCGCGGTTAA
- a CDS encoding YbgA family protein, producing the protein MEKKIKIGISACVAGHKVRFDTGHKRSRFCTDDLADYVELEPVCPEMAIGLPTPRPTIRQTRMLDDIIHVSRPDGSGDVTDELIEFGQNYSKNNQHIAGFIVCQKSPTCGMERVKIYHHHGRGSESTGVGMFTQQIMDGNPLLPVEENGRLNDPILRENFMTRVFTYQKWLDLVDEGVTKHKLIQFHSVHKYLVMCHHIQGYKNLGKLLASNDLEIDELASQYIEGLMTALSHHANRGSHANTLHHLQGYFKKQLSSAHKQELTNQISSFREGLVPLLVPLTLINHYLMEYPNEYLESQVYLNPHPQELKLRYGY; encoded by the coding sequence ATGGAAAAGAAAATTAAAATAGGTATCAGCGCATGTGTTGCAGGACACAAAGTACGCTTCGATACTGGTCATAAACGCTCTCGTTTTTGTACAGATGATCTTGCAGATTATGTTGAGTTAGAACCTGTATGCCCAGAAATGGCAATCGGCCTTCCAACGCCTCGTCCTACTATTCGCCAAACAAGAATGTTAGACGACATTATTCATGTTTCTCGACCTGATGGTTCTGGCGATGTCACCGATGAACTGATCGAGTTTGGGCAAAACTATTCAAAGAACAATCAGCACATTGCTGGTTTCATTGTTTGCCAAAAAAGTCCTACCTGCGGTATGGAGCGAGTAAAGATTTATCACCACCACGGTCGCGGTTCTGAATCGACAGGTGTCGGCATGTTCACCCAACAAATCATGGATGGTAACCCTTTACTTCCTGTTGAAGAGAATGGTCGCCTCAACGACCCAATTCTACGTGAAAACTTCATGACACGAGTTTTCACATACCAAAAATGGCTCGACCTTGTTGACGAAGGTGTGACCAAGCACAAGCTCATCCAGTTCCACAGTGTGCACAAGTACCTAGTGATGTGTCATCACATTCAAGGTTATAAGAACCTTGGCAAACTGTTGGCAAGCAACGATCTTGAAATTGACGAATTGGCAAGTCAGTACATTGAAGGCTTGATGACGGCATTATCTCACCATGCGAACCGTGGTAGTCATGCCAATACTTTGCATCACTTGCAAGGCTACTTTAAGAAGCAGTTGAGCAGCGCTCACAAACAAGAGCTCACCAATCAGATTTCATCATTCAGAGAAGGGCTAGTTCCTCTGTTAGTGCCACTAACGCTGATCAACCACTATCTGATGGAATACCCAAACGAGTACCTAGAATCACAGGTTTACCTGAACCCTCATCCACAAGAACTTAAACTGAGATACGGATATTGA
- a CDS encoding RNA recognition motif domain-containing protein, with translation MKLLVRNLSRSTAEQDIRVLFSEFGSVKECSLVLDQETGESKGFAFVEMPEHEEAKAALNKLNLSKLGKNTIRVKVANS, from the coding sequence ATGAAACTTCTAGTTCGTAACCTATCACGCTCTACTGCAGAGCAAGACATCCGTGTTCTATTTTCTGAGTTCGGCTCAGTAAAAGAGTGCAGCCTAGTTTTAGACCAAGAGACTGGCGAATCTAAAGGCTTTGCTTTTGTTGAAATGCCAGAGCACGAAGAAGCTAAAGCCGCACTAAACAAGCTGAACTTGTCAAAGCTTGGCAAAAATACGATTCGTGTAAAAGTGGCTAACTCTTAA
- a CDS encoding nuclear transport factor 2 family protein, with the protein MDNSLWLDNFLNMYRELGTDNFDVLKTVYHPDIEFQDPLHHVSGISALTHYFENLYTQVTSCYFHIEHTFEVNDEASVYWTMQFSHKQLNGQKPIEVQGHSHLKMLDGQVVYHRDYLDVGSMLYEHIPVLGCAIKSIKKRASQ; encoded by the coding sequence ATGGATAACTCTCTATGGCTTGATAACTTTCTCAACATGTATCGAGAACTCGGAACCGACAATTTCGACGTGCTTAAGACGGTTTATCACCCTGATATTGAATTCCAAGACCCGCTGCATCATGTCAGCGGTATTTCGGCGCTTACGCACTACTTCGAGAACCTCTACACCCAGGTAACGAGCTGTTATTTCCATATCGAACACACTTTCGAAGTGAACGACGAAGCTTCGGTGTATTGGACGATGCAATTTTCTCATAAGCAGCTGAACGGTCAAAAGCCGATCGAAGTGCAAGGACACAGCCACCTCAAGATGCTCGACGGCCAAGTGGTTTATCACAGAGACTATCTTGATGTCGGCTCTATGTTGTACGAACACATTCCAGTTCTGGGCTGCGCCATCAAATCCATCAAAAAGAGAGCGAGCCAATAA
- a CDS encoding DUF2878 domain-containing protein has protein sequence MKRFWIINLVLFQATWVCSAFFTAQTPFVAPLIVAVHFLLSPTRSSDLKILILLPLGLLLDSLLLHFGVFAVDSEIANQSWFPVWLVCLWIMFLISFNHSLNWLLKCSKVILFIIGFVAGTSSYWGGIKAGALLTTWPDASVLAALAISWGILLPLLVAAYSNLVQPKMATTR, from the coding sequence ATGAAACGGTTTTGGATTATTAATCTCGTTCTGTTTCAAGCGACCTGGGTTTGCAGCGCGTTCTTTACCGCGCAAACCCCGTTCGTGGCGCCACTGATTGTGGCCGTTCACTTCCTTCTCTCCCCTACTCGCAGTAGCGATCTGAAAATACTCATTTTATTACCATTGGGGCTATTGCTTGATAGCCTCTTACTGCACTTCGGCGTGTTTGCCGTCGACTCTGAAATTGCTAATCAATCGTGGTTCCCGGTGTGGCTTGTTTGCCTGTGGATCATGTTCTTAATCAGTTTTAACCACAGCCTAAATTGGCTTTTAAAATGCTCGAAAGTGATCTTGTTTATCATAGGGTTCGTAGCAGGTACTAGTAGTTATTGGGGAGGCATCAAAGCAGGCGCCCTTCTGACAACTTGGCCAGACGCATCGGTGTTAGCTGCCCTTGCAATAAGTTGGGGGATTTTGTTGCCCTTACTGGTGGCCGCTTACTCCAACTTAGTACAACCCAAAATGGCAACAACGAGGTGA
- a CDS encoding SDR family NAD(P)-dependent oxidoreductase: MRIMITGATSGIGQSLAIDYAQQGHQVIACGRNQDKLQALVDSHEKDIAHSSITPLCFDLTDYHNFPELDQDKPLDLLILNAGDCEYINDPVNFDAELFERVININLISIGYALKAWLKNIKPGGRLVLVSSSASFLPLPRAEAYGASKAALTYLGRTLSVDLAEHNIHVSIVHPGFVETPLTERNSFAMPMIISSEAATQRIVNGIAQGKSEIDFPRRFILIMKLLRMLPTPVWQKLASRMV, from the coding sequence ATGCGTATTATGATCACAGGCGCGACCTCAGGCATCGGCCAATCACTCGCTATCGATTACGCTCAACAAGGGCATCAGGTGATTGCTTGCGGCCGTAATCAAGACAAACTGCAAGCCTTAGTTGATTCTCACGAGAAAGACATCGCGCATTCATCCATTACGCCGCTCTGTTTCGACTTAACCGATTACCACAACTTCCCAGAGCTCGACCAAGACAAGCCGCTCGATCTGCTGATTTTAAATGCGGGTGATTGTGAATACATCAACGACCCCGTGAATTTTGATGCTGAGCTTTTCGAGCGCGTCATCAACATCAATCTAATTTCAATTGGCTACGCCCTTAAAGCCTGGCTAAAAAACATCAAGCCCGGCGGCCGTTTGGTTTTAGTAAGCTCCAGCGCCAGCTTTTTACCTTTGCCAAGAGCCGAGGCTTATGGCGCTTCAAAGGCAGCCCTCACCTACTTAGGCAGAACACTGTCGGTTGATCTGGCCGAGCACAATATTCATGTCTCAATTGTGCACCCAGGCTTTGTTGAAACACCATTAACCGAGCGAAACTCTTTCGCTATGCCTATGATTATTAGTAGCGAGGCAGCCACTCAACGAATCGTAAATGGTATTGCTCAAGGAAAGAGCGAGATCGATTTCCCAAGACGATTCATATTAATAATGAAATTACTAAGAATGCTACCGACTCCAGTTTGGCAAAAACTCGCTTCAAGGATGGTATAA
- a CDS encoding NAD(P)/FAD-dependent oxidoreductase → MKKIAIIGSGISGLTCAHVLDKHHDVTVFEKNDYVGGHTATVDIEHRGKAFSIDTGFIVFNDRTYPNFNQLLEQLGVERQPTEMSFSVHNTTTKFEYNGHSINSLFAQRRNIFKPQFWSLVSDILKFNKLCKAQFESNQFTPDVTLGSFLRENQFSDFFSQHYILPMGAAIWSTSLEEMEEFELKFFIQFFYNHGLLDIANRPQWYVIPKGSRSYVEIILSCLNKPVALNTSIKQVIRQQSGVTIEFEDGNTQDFDEVIFACHSDQALRLLGDATEQEQQVLGEIPYSRNEVVLHTDTNLLPDRKLAWASWNYMLDGDSKRPACVTYNMNILQGIESQDTFCVTLNQSEAIDPEKIIRSFVYHHPVLNSNTVEAQHKREQICGKKQTHFAGAYWYNGFHEDGVHSALDVTKRFGLDLSTSSTL, encoded by the coding sequence ATGAAAAAAATCGCCATTATAGGTTCAGGTATCTCTGGACTGACTTGCGCACATGTACTAGATAAGCACCACGACGTTACGGTATTCGAGAAGAATGACTACGTCGGCGGGCACACTGCTACAGTTGATATTGAACACCGAGGCAAGGCGTTTTCAATTGATACCGGCTTCATCGTTTTCAACGACAGAACCTACCCAAACTTCAACCAACTGCTTGAGCAACTCGGTGTCGAAAGGCAACCGACCGAAATGAGCTTCAGCGTACACAACACCACAACTAAATTCGAATACAACGGCCACAGCATCAATTCGTTATTCGCTCAGAGGAGGAATATTTTCAAGCCTCAATTCTGGTCTTTAGTGTCTGACATCCTCAAGTTCAATAAGCTGTGTAAAGCCCAGTTCGAAAGCAACCAATTCACGCCAGATGTTACCCTCGGCAGCTTCCTGCGTGAGAATCAATTTTCCGACTTTTTCAGTCAGCATTACATCCTACCTATGGGTGCGGCTATTTGGTCGACAAGCTTAGAAGAGATGGAAGAATTCGAACTCAAGTTCTTTATCCAGTTCTTCTATAATCACGGCCTGTTAGACATTGCTAATCGTCCTCAATGGTATGTGATTCCTAAAGGTTCGCGTTCTTACGTCGAGATCATCCTTTCATGCTTGAATAAACCAGTCGCGTTAAACACCTCGATTAAGCAAGTCATTCGCCAACAGTCAGGGGTTACCATTGAATTCGAAGATGGCAACACACAAGACTTCGACGAGGTAATATTTGCGTGTCACTCAGACCAAGCCCTGCGCTTGCTGGGCGACGCGACTGAACAAGAACAACAGGTACTAGGGGAGATCCCTTACAGCCGAAATGAGGTGGTTCTGCATACGGATACCAACCTGTTACCCGACCGTAAACTGGCGTGGGCAAGCTGGAACTACATGTTGGATGGCGATAGTAAACGACCTGCCTGTGTGACATACAACATGAACATTCTGCAAGGCATCGAAAGCCAGGACACCTTCTGCGTCACCTTGAATCAGAGCGAAGCCATCGACCCAGAAAAAATCATTCGCAGCTTTGTTTATCATCACCCGGTACTTAATTCGAACACGGTAGAAGCTCAGCACAAGCGCGAACAGATCTGTGGCAAAAAACAGACGCACTTCGCCGGCGCATACTGGTACAACGGCTTCCATGAAGACGGTGTCCACAGTGCACTCGATGTGACCAAACGCTTCGGTTTAGATTTGAGTACGAGTTCAACGCTATGA
- a CDS encoding SAM-dependent methyltransferase: protein MEQLAKQNNNIEQQAKAVAVSSNCKYRALIFKVLESLQFATLEIIERDQHSVFGDREADLKGRIVIHDATFFRDVVIDGSIGASEAYIDGKWTSPDLTKVIQIMARNQSQLDELDDKTQWISRIKNLLLRRKNANTEQGSKRNILAHYDIGNELYERFLDSSMQYSSAIYSEEAETLSKAQQNKMKTICERLELSEKDSVVEIGTGWGGLAIFMAQHYGCHVTTTTISDAQHALAEQRVKALGLTDKITLLKEDYRNLTGEYDKLVSIEMIEAVGHEYLQTFFEKCSSLLKPSGKMLIQAITIADSRYDKYRKGVDFIQKYIFPGGCLPSVSVMTQHLATSTDLVVQEIDDIGLHYARTLNDWNVAFENSWEELESLGYSEEFKRLWIFYFCYCEGAFKERVISTHHLVARKPRYFGAKDETVLDY from the coding sequence ATGGAACAGCTTGCCAAACAAAACAACAACATTGAACAACAAGCTAAAGCCGTTGCTGTTTCAAGCAACTGTAAATATCGAGCTTTAATCTTTAAGGTTCTAGAAAGCCTGCAATTCGCGACGCTTGAGATTATTGAGCGCGACCAGCATTCGGTGTTCGGCGATCGAGAAGCCGACTTGAAAGGTCGAATCGTGATTCACGATGCAACCTTTTTTAGAGATGTCGTGATTGACGGCAGTATTGGAGCTTCCGAAGCCTACATTGACGGCAAATGGACCAGCCCAGATCTCACCAAAGTGATTCAAATCATGGCTCGAAATCAATCTCAACTCGACGAGCTTGACGATAAAACGCAATGGATTTCACGAATCAAAAATTTACTGCTACGTCGTAAGAACGCCAATACCGAGCAAGGCTCTAAACGTAATATTCTTGCGCACTACGACATTGGCAATGAGTTGTATGAACGCTTCTTAGACAGCTCGATGCAATACTCTTCCGCTATCTACAGCGAAGAAGCAGAAACCCTATCCAAAGCTCAGCAAAACAAAATGAAAACCATCTGTGAGCGATTAGAGTTGTCAGAGAAAGACAGCGTGGTCGAGATAGGTACCGGCTGGGGTGGCTTAGCGATATTCATGGCGCAACACTACGGATGCCATGTCACCACAACCACAATCTCAGATGCCCAACACGCGCTTGCAGAACAGAGAGTAAAAGCGCTTGGCTTAACCGACAAAATCACCCTGCTTAAAGAGGATTATCGCAACCTCACTGGTGAGTATGACAAGTTGGTCTCTATCGAGATGATTGAGGCGGTCGGACATGAATATCTACAGACCTTCTTTGAGAAATGTTCTTCACTGTTGAAACCATCAGGCAAAATGCTGATTCAAGCGATCACTATTGCCGACAGTCGTTACGACAAATATCGCAAAGGCGTCGACTTTATTCAGAAGTACATTTTCCCGGGCGGTTGCCTACCTTCGGTCTCAGTGATGACCCAACACCTCGCGACCAGTACAGACCTTGTTGTCCAAGAAATTGATGACATTGGCCTGCACTACGCTCGAACGCTTAATGATTGGAATGTTGCCTTTGAAAACAGTTGGGAAGAGTTAGAGTCTCTCGGCTATTCAGAAGAGTTTAAGCGCTTGTGGATCTTCTACTTCTGCTACTGTGAAGGTGCATTCAAAGAGCGCGTGATCAGTACTCATCACTTAGTTGCTAGAAAACCTCGTTACTTTGGAGCAAAAGATGAAACGGTTTTGGATTATTAA
- a CDS encoding ribosome recycling factor family protein has product MFSVPLNSFVHRVSDKSQVMANAAECGCQLRRVRRSRNWLLVAQDHQLVEFKTMLTHEKDDWIATAIGKVLPKPVVCLASLLAATPSMTVAQLVMESGCSMAEARRAIDEHEGL; this is encoded by the coding sequence ATGTTTAGCGTCCCACTGAATAGTTTTGTACATCGTGTGAGTGATAAAAGCCAAGTAATGGCGAATGCGGCTGAGTGTGGATGCCAGTTGAGGCGAGTTCGACGTTCACGCAACTGGCTGCTGGTGGCTCAAGATCATCAACTCGTTGAATTTAAAACCATGTTAACTCATGAAAAAGACGATTGGATAGCAACTGCAATAGGCAAAGTACTGCCTAAGCCTGTGGTGTGTTTGGCATCGTTGTTAGCCGCTACGCCCTCGATGACGGTCGCGCAGTTAGTGATGGAATCAGGATGCTCAATGGCAGAAGCAAGGCGTGCTATTGATGAGCATGAAGGGTTGTAA